One segment of Candidatus Acidiferrales bacterium DNA contains the following:
- the kdsB gene encoding 3-deoxy-manno-octulosonate cytidylyltransferase: MPENSNPSVLAVIPARYASTRFPGKPLAPIAGRPMIQHVVERARQSSLVSRVLVATDDQRIKSAVEAFGGEAILTRAEHRTGTERIAEVAVHIPADIYVNVQGDLPLIPPEVVDAAVGAILSAEDSGAESQVATLCVPITTPEEIMNPNIVKVVCDFDGHALYFSRAPIPWVRDASTPVAARHFKHIGLYVFRRDALLEFPALPPGELERLEQLEQLRWMENGYRIRVAECAYEGVEVDVPSDVPRVEAFLRSRAAS; this comes from the coding sequence ATGCCCGAAAATTCCAATCCGTCTGTCCTCGCCGTCATTCCCGCGCGCTATGCTTCGACGCGTTTTCCCGGCAAGCCGCTCGCGCCCATCGCCGGCCGCCCCATGATTCAGCACGTCGTCGAACGCGCGCGCCAGAGCAGCCTCGTTTCGCGCGTCCTCGTCGCCACCGACGATCAGCGCATCAAATCCGCGGTCGAAGCCTTCGGCGGCGAAGCCATCCTGACGCGCGCCGAGCATCGCACCGGCACCGAACGCATCGCCGAAGTCGCCGTGCACATCCCCGCCGATATTTACGTCAATGTTCAGGGCGATCTCCCGCTAATTCCTCCGGAAGTCGTCGACGCTGCCGTCGGCGCCATTCTCTCCGCCGAAGATTCTGGCGCCGAATCGCAAGTCGCCACGCTCTGCGTTCCCATCACCACGCCCGAAGAAATCATGAATCCCAATATCGTCAAGGTCGTCTGCGATTTCGACGGCCACGCGCTTTATTTTTCCCGCGCGCCCATTCCCTGGGTCCGCGACGCCTCGACGCCCGTCGCCGCGCGCCATTTCAAGCACATCGGCCTTTACGTTTTTCGCCGCGACGCGCTTCTCGAATTCCCCGCGCTCCCTCCCGGCGAACTCGAACGGCTCGAGCAGCTTGAACAACTGCGCTGGATGGAAAATGGCTACCGCATCCGCGTCGCCGAATGCGCCTACGAAGGCGTCGAAGTCGACGTTCCCTCCGACGTCCCTCGCGTCGAAGCCTTCCTCCGCTCCCGCGCCGCGTCCTGA
- a CDS encoding VWA domain-containing protein, protein MRQDHKRTIGRPVFVLSIFILIAGLFAGARTVSAQNGSTIQLPPPPGAPQNKPYTLKRTVDMVRLPVSVLDKQGNFVNGLSEQDFHVLENGAPQKIDLFTHADMPITAGLVIDNSASMRPKRARVNAAALTFVHTSNPQDEMFVVNFNDEFYLDMDTDFTNDPNVLNAALDRIDSRGGTALYDAILGSMNHLKKGTREKKVLLVITDGEDNDSTHSLAYTVEKLQQSNVMIYAVGLFAKGEDERSEIRQGKKALLALTEASGGEAYFPKTTDEVDAICKRIAEDIRDQYMIGYYPSNTSKDGTFRTVKIAVAPVKGMGKLSVRARPGYFAPKAAADATATAGN, encoded by the coding sequence TTGCGCCAGGACCATAAGCGAACCATCGGCCGTCCAGTTTTCGTTCTCTCCATTTTCATTCTGATTGCGGGATTGTTTGCCGGCGCGCGAACGGTCTCGGCGCAAAACGGCTCGACGATTCAGCTTCCCCCGCCGCCGGGAGCGCCACAAAATAAACCTTACACACTGAAGCGTACGGTGGACATGGTGCGCCTGCCGGTGTCCGTTCTGGACAAACAAGGAAACTTCGTGAACGGGCTGAGCGAGCAGGATTTCCACGTTCTAGAAAATGGAGCGCCGCAGAAAATCGACCTGTTCACACATGCGGATATGCCCATAACGGCGGGGCTGGTGATTGACAACAGCGCGAGCATGAGGCCGAAGCGCGCGCGCGTCAATGCGGCGGCGCTGACGTTCGTGCACACGAGCAATCCACAGGATGAGATGTTTGTCGTGAATTTCAACGACGAATTTTACCTGGACATGGATACGGACTTTACGAATGACCCCAACGTGCTGAACGCTGCGCTGGACCGCATCGACTCGCGAGGCGGGACAGCGCTATACGACGCAATTCTGGGATCCATGAATCATCTGAAGAAAGGGACGCGCGAGAAGAAAGTGCTGCTGGTGATTACCGACGGCGAGGACAACGACAGCACGCACAGCCTGGCGTATACGGTTGAGAAACTGCAACAGTCGAATGTGATGATCTACGCTGTGGGGCTTTTCGCAAAAGGCGAAGATGAACGGTCGGAAATCCGCCAAGGAAAGAAGGCGTTGCTCGCACTGACGGAGGCCTCCGGCGGCGAGGCGTATTTTCCAAAGACCACTGATGAAGTGGATGCGATCTGCAAACGGATCGCCGAGGATATTCGCGACCAATACATGATCGGCTACTACCCCTCGAATACGTCGAAAGACGGCACGTTCCGCACGGTGAAAATTGCCGTCGCTCCCGTCAAGGGCATGGGCAAATTGAGCGTGCGCGCACGGCCCGGATATTTCGCACCCAAGGCGGCCGCGGATGCGACAGCGACGGCGGGAAATTAG
- a CDS encoding VWA domain-containing protein, translating into MPNAAKLFRGGCAAGVVAALMILCGQAHAQQAGPLIYKPPPPVKQHIPEIRKDVRLVTVNVTVTDPYGRLVTGLSQDNFQVYEDGREQEIMRFEEDDVPISIGVIFDVSGSMAEKISKSRMAAVQFFKTANPADEFFLVDFADRAELATIFTSSIEELQNRLLFSAPKGMTALLDAVYLGMSEMKGAHNTRKALLIISDGGDNHSRYDESDVKRFLRESDVQIYAIGVYGFDPCSETAQPELCQGPEMLSDLAAMTGGRSFIVRNLDDLGDIATKISMELRNQYVLGYRPSNAKDDGKWRKIRVKLHPPRGLPPLTVYSRYGYFAPGP; encoded by the coding sequence ATGCCGAACGCAGCCAAGTTGTTCCGAGGGGGTTGCGCCGCGGGGGTTGTTGCGGCGCTGATGATCCTGTGCGGCCAAGCCCACGCGCAGCAGGCCGGCCCTCTGATCTACAAACCTCCGCCGCCAGTTAAGCAGCACATTCCCGAAATCCGGAAAGACGTCCGGCTGGTGACTGTGAATGTCACGGTGACGGATCCGTATGGGCGGCTGGTGACCGGCCTGTCGCAAGATAATTTCCAAGTGTACGAGGACGGGCGCGAACAAGAGATCATGCGGTTCGAAGAGGACGATGTGCCGATTTCGATCGGCGTGATTTTCGACGTCAGCGGGAGCATGGCGGAGAAAATCTCGAAGTCGCGCATGGCCGCGGTGCAATTTTTCAAGACAGCGAATCCGGCGGACGAATTTTTCCTGGTGGATTTCGCGGATCGCGCGGAATTGGCGACCATTTTCACGAGCAGCATCGAGGAATTGCAGAATCGCCTGCTTTTCAGCGCGCCGAAAGGAATGACGGCGCTGCTGGACGCCGTGTATCTGGGGATGAGCGAGATGAAAGGAGCACACAACACGAGAAAGGCTTTGCTCATCATATCGGATGGAGGCGATAATCACAGCAGGTACGACGAGTCGGACGTAAAGCGGTTTTTGCGTGAATCGGACGTACAGATTTACGCGATTGGCGTATACGGATTCGATCCGTGCAGCGAAACGGCTCAGCCGGAACTTTGCCAGGGGCCAGAGATGCTGAGCGACCTGGCGGCGATGACGGGCGGCCGGTCGTTCATCGTGAGGAACCTGGATGACCTGGGCGACATCGCCACGAAAATCAGCATGGAGCTGCGTAATCAGTATGTGTTGGGATACCGTCCGAGCAATGCAAAAGACGACGGGAAATGGCGGAAAATCCGAGTCAAGCTGCACCCACCCAGGGGACTGCCGCCGCTCACGGTTTACTCGCGCTACGGGTATTTTGCGCCAGGACCATAA